One window from the genome of [Mycobacterium] stephanolepidis encodes:
- a CDS encoding ATP-dependent DNA ligase, translating to MDLPVMPPIAPMLAKPVAKIPADASYEPKWDGFRSIVFRDGNEVELGSRNEKPLTRYFPELAAAVLAELPPRCVVDGEIVIATASGLDFEALQQRIHPADSRVRLLAEQTPASFIAFDLLALGDEDFTGRPFSERRAALTDALSGAGTSIHLTPATTDHDTAERWFEEFEGAGTDGLIAKPLTIAYQPDKRVMFKIKPERTADCVVAGYRVHKSGDDAIGSLLLGLYQDDGALASVGVIGAFPMAERKRLFQELQPLVTDLEDHPWNWAAHQAGERTPQKNAGSRWNAGKDLSFVALRPERVVEVRYDHMEGVRFRHTAQFNRWRPDRDPRSCTYEQLERPIAFSLNEIVPGLV from the coding sequence ATGGACCTGCCCGTCATGCCTCCTATCGCGCCAATGCTTGCGAAACCTGTCGCGAAAATCCCGGCCGACGCGTCATACGAGCCCAAGTGGGATGGGTTCAGGTCGATCGTCTTTCGCGACGGCAATGAGGTGGAGCTGGGCAGTCGCAACGAAAAGCCGCTGACCCGGTACTTTCCGGAGCTGGCGGCGGCCGTACTGGCCGAGCTGCCCCCGCGGTGCGTTGTCGACGGGGAGATCGTGATCGCCACCGCGTCGGGGCTGGACTTCGAGGCGCTGCAGCAGCGGATTCATCCGGCAGATTCCCGGGTGCGGCTGCTGGCTGAGCAGACGCCCGCCTCATTCATCGCTTTCGACCTGCTCGCGCTGGGGGACGAGGACTTCACCGGACGACCGTTCAGCGAGCGCCGTGCCGCGCTGACGGACGCGCTGTCCGGGGCAGGCACCTCGATTCATCTCACCCCCGCCACCACCGATCACGACACGGCAGAGCGCTGGTTCGAGGAGTTCGAGGGTGCCGGAACCGACGGCCTCATCGCGAAACCATTGACCATCGCCTACCAGCCCGACAAACGGGTGATGTTCAAGATCAAACCCGAGCGCACCGCCGATTGCGTGGTGGCCGGATATCGGGTGCACAAGTCCGGTGATGACGCCATCGGATCACTGCTGCTGGGTCTGTATCAGGACGACGGTGCGTTGGCCTCGGTCGGCGTGATCGGCGCGTTTCCGATGGCCGAACGCAAGCGGCTCTTCCAGGAGCTGCAACCGCTCGTCACCGACCTGGAGGATCACCCTTGGAACTGGGCGGCTCATCAGGCCGGTGAACGCACTCCGCAGAAGAACGCCGGCTCACGCTGGAATGCTGGCAAGGACCTGTCGTTCGTCGCGCTACGCCCCGAACGGGTGGTGGAGGTCCGCTATGACCACATGGAGGGTGTGCGGTTTCGCCACACCGCACAATTCAACCGCTGGCGCCCGGATCGCGATCCGCGTTCCTGCACCTATGAACAGCTCGAACGGCCAATCGCGTTCAGTCTCAACGAGATTGTTCCGGGTCTGGTGTGA
- the ligD gene encoding non-homologous end-joining DNA ligase: MPTPAEELDVDGIAVRLSNPDKVYFPQLGADGGTKRHLAEYYRTVALGPMMNALRDRPTHLQRFPDGIDGEEIYQKRLPKHYPDYLDGCEVTFPSGRTAEVLRVTTPAAIVWAAQMGTVTLHPWQVRYPDLDHPDELRIDLDPQPGTGFDEAKSVALDVLRPLLDELGFVAYPKTSGGRGIHIYLRIETRWDFIEVRRAGIALAREVERRAPRQVTTSWWKEERGERIFIDFNQNARDRTMASAYSVRRTPIATVSTPLTWEELADAEPDDFTIATVPDLLRKRPDPMADMDDAPQSIEPLLEMVERDEANGLGDMPYPPNYPKMPGEPKRVQPSRDTDRKQ, encoded by the coding sequence ATGCCCACGCCCGCCGAGGAACTGGATGTCGACGGCATCGCCGTCCGGCTGAGCAACCCTGACAAGGTGTACTTCCCTCAGTTGGGGGCTGATGGCGGCACCAAGCGGCATCTCGCCGAGTACTACCGCACCGTCGCGCTCGGACCGATGATGAACGCGCTGCGGGACCGTCCCACGCATCTGCAGCGCTTCCCCGACGGCATCGACGGCGAGGAGATCTACCAAAAGCGCCTGCCCAAGCACTATCCCGACTACCTGGACGGCTGCGAGGTGACGTTCCCGTCCGGCCGCACCGCCGAGGTCCTGCGGGTGACCACGCCCGCCGCGATCGTGTGGGCGGCGCAGATGGGCACGGTGACGTTGCATCCGTGGCAGGTGCGATATCCCGATCTGGACCACCCTGACGAGCTGCGTATCGATTTGGACCCGCAGCCGGGTACCGGATTCGACGAAGCCAAATCAGTGGCGCTCGATGTGCTGCGTCCGCTACTGGATGAGCTGGGGTTTGTCGCCTATCCGAAAACTTCGGGCGGCCGCGGTATCCACATCTATCTGCGCATCGAGACCCGTTGGGATTTCATCGAGGTACGCCGTGCCGGTATCGCGCTGGCCCGCGAGGTGGAACGGCGCGCACCCCGGCAGGTGACAACCTCGTGGTGGAAGGAAGAGCGCGGCGAGCGCATCTTCATCGACTTCAATCAGAATGCGCGTGATCGCACCATGGCGTCGGCCTACTCGGTGCGGCGCACGCCGATCGCCACCGTTTCCACGCCGCTGACGTGGGAAGAACTCGCCGACGCCGAGCCCGATGACTTCACCATCGCGACCGTGCCCGACCTGCTCCGGAAACGTCCGGACCCCATGGCCGATATGGATGATGCGCCGCAGTCGATCGAGCCGCTGCTTGAGATGGTAGAACGGGACGAGGCAAACGGACTGGGCGATATGCCCTACCCGCCGAACTACCCGAAGA
- a CDS encoding ABC transporter permease subunit (The N-terminal region of this protein, as described by TIGR01726, is a three transmembrane segment that identifies a subfamily of ABC transporter permease subunits, which specificities that include histidine, arginine, glutamine, glutamate, L-cystine (sic), the opines (in Agrobacterium) octopine and nopaline, etc.), with protein MFRALALALLTLLAVAGRGGQAQESLRVGTEGVYAPLSFHDERTGELTGYDVDVARAVGEKLGRPVEFVEIPWDAIFAGLDAERFDVVANQVTITPERKAKYDLSTPYAVGEGVIVTRADDNTIHSLADIRGKVAAENATSNWSQIARDAGARVEAVEGFTQSITLLSQGRVDVVVNDSIAVYAYLASTGDPAVKIAGSTGERSEQGFAARKNSGLLPELNKALEQLSADGTLSRISEKYLKANISGTASETKSQAAQGDSGEGRSNTQLVLHNLWPMARAMLTVTLPLTAISFTIGLAIALGVALARMSDRRVLSGLARIYISIIRGTPLLLQLFLIFFALPEFGVKISPFPAAVIAFSLNVGGYAAEIIRSSILSIPRGQWEAASSLGMSYRTTLWRIVIPQASRVAVPPLSNTLISLVKDTSLASAILVTDVMRTAQVAAAPTFQFFTLYLTAGIYYWVVCMVMSVVQDRVEERLARSVAH; from the coding sequence GTGTTTCGTGCCCTCGCGCTCGCACTTCTGACACTGCTGGCAGTAGCCGGGCGCGGAGGCCAGGCACAAGAATCGCTGCGGGTCGGCACCGAGGGCGTCTACGCACCACTCAGTTTTCACGATGAACGCACCGGGGAGCTGACCGGATACGACGTGGATGTCGCCCGCGCCGTCGGCGAGAAACTTGGCCGACCCGTGGAGTTCGTCGAGATACCGTGGGACGCGATCTTCGCCGGGTTGGACGCCGAGCGGTTCGACGTGGTGGCCAATCAGGTGACCATCACCCCGGAACGTAAGGCCAAGTACGACCTGTCCACGCCGTATGCGGTGGGCGAGGGTGTGATTGTCACCCGAGCCGACGACAACACCATTCACAGCCTCGCCGATATCCGCGGCAAGGTGGCAGCCGAGAATGCTACGAGCAACTGGTCCCAGATCGCCCGCGACGCCGGCGCCCGGGTGGAGGCCGTCGAGGGCTTCACCCAATCCATCACGCTGTTGAGCCAGGGCCGAGTCGATGTCGTGGTCAACGACAGCATCGCGGTCTACGCCTACCTGGCCAGCACCGGTGACCCTGCGGTGAAGATCGCCGGGAGCACCGGTGAACGCAGTGAGCAGGGGTTCGCCGCCCGCAAGAACAGCGGTCTACTGCCCGAGTTGAACAAGGCACTGGAGCAGTTGTCGGCCGACGGTACGTTGTCCCGCATCTCCGAGAAGTACCTCAAGGCCAACATAAGCGGGACGGCCAGCGAAACGAAATCACAAGCGGCCCAGGGCGACTCCGGCGAGGGAAGATCCAACACCCAGCTGGTCCTGCACAACCTGTGGCCGATGGCGCGGGCCATGCTCACGGTCACCCTTCCACTGACCGCCATCAGCTTCACGATCGGGCTGGCCATCGCCCTCGGGGTGGCGCTGGCCCGCATGTCCGATCGCCGGGTGCTCTCCGGTCTTGCCCGCATCTACATCTCGATCATCCGGGGTACCCCGCTGCTGCTTCAGCTGTTTCTGATCTTCTTCGCGCTGCCCGAATTCGGGGTGAAGATCAGTCCGTTTCCCGCCGCGGTCATCGCTTTCAGCCTCAACGTGGGCGGCTACGCCGCCGAGATCATCCGGTCGTCCATCCTGAGCATCCCCCGCGGGCAGTGGGAGGCCGCCTCAAGTCTGGGCATGAGTTACCGCACCACGTTGTGGCGCATCGTCATTCCGCAGGCCAGTCGGGTCGCGGTGCCCCCGTTGTCCAACACGCTGATCTCTCTGGTGAAGGACACCTCACTGGCATCGGCAATCCTGGTGACCGATGTGATGCGCACGGCACAGGTTGCCGCGGCCCCCACCTTCCAGTTCTTCACGCTTTATCTGACCGCAGGCATCTATTACTGGGTCGTCTGCATGGTGATGTCCGTGGTGCAGGATCGGGTCGAGGAACGTCTAGCCAGGTCTGTTGCCCACTAG
- the gluQRS gene encoding tRNA glutamyl-Q(34) synthetase GluQRS has product MNGAGRFAPSPSGDLHIGNLRTALLAWLLARSSDRGFLMRVEDLDTRTSSTVARRQLADLAAIGLEWDEPVVWQSDRSTAYDAVLATLRSRGQLYECYCSRKDIAQAPTAPHSPPGAYPGTCRDLSESRRAQHRAAHPERPPALRLRTENSAVTVQDALHGEYTGLVDDFVVRRGDGVIAYNVAVVIDDHAQGIDQVVRGDDLLASAPRQAYLGALLGYPVPTYAHVPLVLNTAGARLAKRDGAVTVADLGAQRAFDLICDSLGYEAANAAELLGQFDAQRIPRDPWIYPR; this is encoded by the coding sequence GTGAACGGTGCCGGGCGATTCGCGCCGAGCCCTTCCGGCGACCTGCACATAGGCAACCTGCGCACGGCATTATTGGCATGGCTGTTGGCACGCTCGAGCGACCGCGGGTTCCTCATGCGGGTGGAAGACCTGGACACCCGCACCAGCTCCACCGTGGCGCGGCGCCAACTAGCCGACCTCGCCGCGATCGGTCTTGAGTGGGATGAACCCGTGGTCTGGCAGTCGGATCGCAGCACCGCCTACGACGCGGTGCTGGCGACACTGCGATCTCGGGGCCAGCTGTACGAATGCTATTGCAGCAGAAAAGATATCGCCCAAGCACCCACGGCCCCGCATTCTCCTCCCGGCGCATACCCGGGCACCTGCCGAGACCTGTCGGAATCTCGGCGCGCACAGCACCGCGCGGCCCACCCCGAACGCCCACCAGCACTTCGGCTGCGGACGGAGAACTCTGCCGTCACCGTGCAGGACGCGCTGCATGGTGAATACACCGGCTTGGTGGACGATTTCGTGGTGCGCCGCGGCGACGGCGTGATCGCCTACAACGTCGCGGTGGTGATCGACGACCACGCCCAAGGCATCGACCAAGTGGTACGCGGAGATGATCTGCTGGCCTCCGCGCCCCGGCAGGCCTACCTCGGTGCGCTGCTGGGCTATCCGGTGCCGACGTACGCCCATGTTCCGCTGGTCCTGAACACCGCGGGCGCGCGGCTGGCCAAACGCGATGGCGCGGTGACCGTCGCTGATCTGGGCGCGCAACGAGCCTTCGATTTGATATGCGACTCACTCGGATACGAGGCCGCGAATGCCGCGGAGCTGCTGGGACAGTTCGACGCGCAACGCATCCCGCGCGACCCGTGGATATACCCGCGCTGA